A genome region from Dendrosporobacter quercicolus includes the following:
- the flgC gene encoding flagellar basal body rod protein FlgC yields MGMFDAINSAASGLSAERLRMDVISNNIANVNTTRTAAGGAYRRQVVQFEPRAGQASFAQILSEQLESGQGVRAVGITADQSPLRNVYDPGHPDANAEGYVQMPNVNVVAEMVDMITATRAYEANVTSVNAAKNMAMQALEIGK; encoded by the coding sequence ATGGGAATGTTTGATGCCATTAATTCGGCTGCGTCCGGCTTATCGGCGGAACGGCTGCGAATGGATGTGATTTCCAATAATATTGCCAATGTAAATACTACCCGCACAGCTGCCGGGGGAGCGTATCGCCGCCAGGTAGTGCAGTTTGAGCCGCGGGCCGGCCAGGCTTCATTTGCGCAAATTCTCTCGGAGCAGCTGGAGTCAGGACAAGGTGTCAGGGCGGTCGGCATCACTGCGGATCAATCGCCGCTGCGCAATGTTTACGACCCTGGTCACCCGGACGCAAATGCCGAGGGATATGTCCAAATGCCCAATGTAAATGTTGTTGCGGAGATGGTGGATATGATTACCGCGACGCGGGCGTATGAAGCCAATGTTACATCGGTAAATGCAGCGAAAAACATGGCGATGCAAGCCTTGGAAATTGGAAAATAG
- the fliF gene encoding flagellar basal-body MS-ring/collar protein FliF → MADWKEQSLRFWQKLGVRERYIMIGSAALVFLAVLAWSYWWGSRPDLVPLFTGMEARDAGEVAAKLNEMKITHEPQETANGTAILVSAKDVHKVRLELASLGLPRGHKGFEIFDQNKFGVTEFQNKVYFLQALQGELTRTIEQMTEVEKARVHIVLPEDSLYKKNEKPATASIMLKLRPSAQLSKQHIKGIVNLAAHSVQGLKPENITIVDSLGQILNESNENELSGAVTLTQLEMTRKVKDDLQKNVQTLLDQVLGAGRAAARVSVELNFDQRTLDRQVFEPVVDDKGIIRSSQESSENYSGNSLNPGGPAGTASNIPGYVADNNTQSNYEKKEATRNYEINETKEKVVSAPGSIRRLTVAVLVDETITGAQRDSLANAVSSAVGLNIARGDVVSVEPIAFNTASLDRQLQEEQELARQQSIAFWTKVALAVIALAGVLYFVRRRYVKRKEAEAEREYIAADIMQAELAEASAEELSPEEQERVSERGDIEKMAKSNPEAVAQLVKVWLEDE, encoded by the coding sequence ATGGCCGACTGGAAAGAGCAGTCTCTGCGCTTTTGGCAAAAGCTGGGTGTGAGGGAACGTTATATCATGATTGGATCTGCGGCTCTGGTTTTTCTGGCTGTTTTGGCTTGGAGTTACTGGTGGGGCAGCCGGCCTGATCTTGTTCCTTTGTTTACCGGGATGGAAGCTAGAGACGCAGGTGAAGTAGCGGCAAAACTTAACGAAATGAAAATTACTCATGAACCTCAGGAAACTGCTAATGGTACGGCGATTCTGGTTTCAGCCAAGGATGTGCATAAGGTGCGGCTGGAATTGGCAAGCTTAGGTTTGCCGCGCGGTCATAAAGGATTCGAGATTTTTGATCAAAATAAGTTCGGTGTTACCGAGTTCCAAAACAAGGTATATTTCTTACAGGCATTGCAAGGGGAATTGACCAGGACAATCGAACAAATGACTGAAGTTGAAAAAGCCAGGGTACATATCGTTTTGCCGGAAGACAGTTTATACAAAAAGAATGAAAAACCGGCCACCGCATCCATTATGCTTAAACTTCGGCCTTCAGCGCAGCTGAGCAAGCAGCACATTAAGGGAATCGTCAATCTTGCCGCCCATAGCGTACAAGGGTTAAAACCGGAAAATATAACAATTGTGGACAGTTTGGGTCAGATCCTGAATGAATCCAATGAAAATGAACTGTCAGGCGCTGTCACTCTGACCCAGTTGGAAATGACCCGGAAAGTTAAGGATGATCTGCAAAAAAATGTACAGACCCTGCTGGATCAGGTGCTTGGCGCCGGGAGAGCTGCGGCGCGAGTGAGCGTTGAGTTGAACTTTGATCAGCGGACCCTGGATCGTCAGGTATTCGAACCGGTAGTTGATGATAAAGGCATTATCAGAAGTTCGCAGGAATCCAGCGAAAATTACAGCGGCAACTCACTCAATCCGGGCGGGCCGGCCGGAACGGCATCCAATATACCTGGCTATGTCGCCGACAATAACACGCAGTCCAATTACGAGAAGAAAGAAGCCACCAGGAATTATGAAATAAATGAAACCAAGGAAAAAGTAGTTTCGGCGCCGGGATCAATCAGAAGGTTAACGGTTGCGGTGCTTGTTGATGAAACCATTACCGGAGCGCAGCGTGACAGCCTGGCTAATGCGGTTTCGTCCGCTGTCGGCCTGAATATTGCCCGGGGCGATGTCGTGTCGGTGGAACCTATTGCCTTTAATACGGCCTCGCTGGACAGACAGTTGCAAGAAGAACAGGAATTGGCCAGACAACAGAGCATCGCTTTTTGGACCAAGGTTGCGCTGGCGGTTATCGCTTTAGCGGGGGTATTGTATTTTGTCCGCCGGCGGTATGTCAAACGCAAAGAAGCCGAAGCAGAACGGGAATATATTGCTGCAGATATCATGCAGGCTGAGCTTGCAGAGGCCAGTGCCGAAGAACTGTCGCCGGAAGAACAGGAACGGGTCAGTGAACGCGGCGATATTGAAAAAATGGCCAAATCCAATCCCGAAGCTGTTGCACAATTGGTTAAAGTGTGGTTGGAAGATGAATAA
- the fliE gene encoding flagellar hook-basal body complex protein FliE produces the protein MRIEPLSLTPVNGGKTADSSRKTESQGFAQLLSEALGTVNHLQLQSEKASIDLAAGKVEDVSQVIVAAEKASVALQLTMQVRNKVVDAYQEIMRMQM, from the coding sequence ATGCGTATAGAACCTCTTAGTTTAACGCCGGTAAATGGCGGAAAGACTGCTGATTCGAGTCGGAAAACGGAAAGTCAGGGTTTTGCCCAGCTTTTGAGCGAAGCGTTGGGGACTGTTAATCATCTGCAGCTTCAGTCTGAGAAAGCCTCGATTGACTTGGCGGCAGGAAAAGTCGAAGATGTTTCGCAGGTGATCGTCGCCGCTGAGAAAGCTAGTGTTGCTTTACAGTTAACGATGCAAGTGCGTAACAAAGTTGTTGACGCATACCAGGAAATTATGCGTATGCAAATGTAA
- the fliG gene encoding flagellar motor switch protein FliG, which yields MYQSNEISNKQKAAILLIALGPEISAQVFKHLREDEMEKLTLEIANQRKVSQEMKDKVISEFHQMAMAKEYLSSGGLDYAREVLEKALGSEKAISIINRLTSSLQIRPFDFARKTDPAQLLNFIQNEHPQTIALIMAYLLPDQSAAILSALSPDRQVEVAKRIATMDRTSPDILKDVERILERKLSSLVTQDFTTAGGVESIVEVLNRVDRTTERTIIENLEVQNPELAEEIKRRMFVFEDIVMLDDRSLQLVLREIESKDLALALKASSADVAGKVYKNMSKRASEMLREEIEYMGPVRIRDVEEAQQKIVNVIRRLEESGEIVVSRGKGDEIIA from the coding sequence ATGTATCAGTCGAATGAAATATCGAATAAACAGAAGGCGGCAATATTACTGATTGCTTTGGGACCGGAAATTTCTGCGCAGGTGTTTAAGCATTTGCGTGAAGATGAGATGGAAAAGCTTACATTGGAAATTGCCAATCAACGTAAAGTGTCCCAGGAAATGAAAGATAAGGTAATCAGCGAGTTTCATCAGATGGCAATGGCCAAGGAATATTTGTCTTCAGGCGGTCTGGACTATGCCAGAGAGGTGCTGGAGAAAGCGTTGGGTTCGGAAAAGGCGATATCGATTATCAACCGGCTGACTTCCAGCCTGCAGATCAGACCGTTTGATTTTGCCCGTAAAACCGATCCGGCACAATTGCTTAACTTTATTCAGAATGAGCATCCTCAAACCATTGCTTTGATTATGGCCTATCTGCTGCCTGATCAATCGGCCGCTATACTTTCGGCGTTGTCGCCGGACCGGCAGGTGGAAGTTGCCAAACGCATCGCTACCATGGACCGGACATCACCGGATATTCTTAAGGATGTCGAGCGTATACTGGAACGTAAATTATCTTCACTGGTTACGCAGGACTTTACCACTGCAGGCGGCGTAGAGTCTATTGTGGAAGTGCTTAACCGGGTTGACCGGACCACTGAACGAACCATTATTGAGAACTTAGAAGTTCAAAATCCTGAGCTTGCGGAGGAAATCAAGCGCCGGATGTTCGTATTTGAAGATATTGTCATGCTTGACGACCGCTCGTTGCAGCTTGTGCTGCGCGAAATTGAATCTAAGGATTTGGCTTTGGCGCTTAAAGCCTCATCAGCCGATGTGGCCGGCAAGGTTTATAAAAACATGTCCAAGCGGGCCTCGGAAATGCTGCGGGAGGAAATTGAGTATATGGGGCCGGTGCGGATCCGCGATGTTGAAGAAGCACAGCAAAAAATTGTTAATGTGATAAGACGCCTTGAAGAATCAGGTGAAATTGTTGTTTCACGTGGTAAAGGGGACGAGATCATTGCCTAA
- a CDS encoding FliH/SctL family protein → MPKILKSVAMRDLPRVIQHSPVCAPSEPVDDTGPSPAQLRLEAEEFLQTAREQAAAVIAQAEAKADHLTAEAGEKGAGLAEQAQERGFQEGYDNGYAEGRQAAQAEMHQALLDAVKKSQDIIALAEREAKDCIIAAEGKIVELAVAVARKILARELENTAEVVLSIAKKALEKVRDQEQIVLRVNSADYEPVLQNRRDLQLILGQEQALTITPDQTIEPGSCMIESSNGTVDARVSTQFEVLEKTLQDIAP, encoded by the coding sequence TTGCCTAAAATTCTCAAGAGTGTGGCCATGCGCGACCTGCCAAGGGTGATCCAGCATAGTCCGGTGTGCGCGCCAAGCGAACCTGTTGACGACACTGGGCCTTCGCCAGCCCAGTTGCGGTTGGAAGCGGAAGAATTTCTGCAAACTGCCCGGGAACAAGCAGCGGCAGTGATTGCCCAGGCTGAGGCCAAAGCAGATCACCTTACTGCCGAAGCGGGAGAAAAAGGCGCAGGTCTGGCCGAACAGGCCCAAGAGCGTGGCTTTCAGGAAGGCTATGACAACGGGTATGCCGAAGGCCGGCAAGCTGCTCAAGCCGAAATGCACCAGGCCTTGCTTGACGCAGTCAAAAAAAGCCAGGATATCATTGCATTGGCCGAACGGGAAGCTAAGGATTGTATTATCGCGGCAGAAGGAAAAATTGTGGAACTGGCTGTGGCGGTAGCACGGAAAATTTTAGCCCGGGAACTGGAAAACACGGCTGAAGTAGTCCTGTCTATCGCGAAAAAGGCCTTGGAGAAGGTGCGCGATCAGGAGCAGATTGTCCTTCGGGTGAACTCTGCCGATTACGAGCCGGTATTGCAAAATCGCCGGGACCTGCAATTGATTCTGGGGCAGGAGCAGGCTTTAACGATTACTCCTGACCAGACAATTGAGCCGGGCAGCTGCATGATTGAAAGCTCCAATGGGACGGTTGACGCCAGAGTGAGCACCCAGTTTGAAGTGCTGGAAAAAACCTTGCAGGATATTGCTCCATGA